A single region of the Pseudomonas mandelii genome encodes:
- the moaA gene encoding GTP 3',8-cyclase MoaA, with product MNAVMQDGFGRQIDYLRMSVTDRCDFRCVYCMAKNMTFLPRQQVLTLEELQRLATLFVGLGVRKIRLTGGEPLIRPSIVGLCRNIAALPGLRELVMTSNGSQLGRLARPLVDAGVKRMNISLDSLDGQKFRAITRIGDLDQVLNGIEAARDAGFERIKLNCVVMKGRNFDEVPALVQYAIDQRIDISFIEEMPLGDVGRSRGESFCSSDEVRALIASQHRLLDSTENSGGPARYVRLERHPETRIGFISPNSHNFCGSCNRVRMTVEGKLLLCLGQDDALDLRGLLRRYPLDDQPVINAVQKALRGKPLRHDFSPEGEVQIVRFMNMSGG from the coding sequence ATGAACGCTGTAATGCAGGATGGCTTTGGACGGCAGATTGATTATCTGCGGATGTCGGTGACGGACCGCTGTGATTTTCGCTGTGTGTATTGCATGGCGAAAAACATGACCTTCCTGCCGCGTCAGCAGGTGCTCACCCTTGAAGAGTTGCAGCGTTTGGCAACGCTGTTCGTTGGCCTGGGTGTACGCAAGATTCGCCTGACCGGCGGCGAGCCGCTGATTCGTCCGAGCATTGTCGGACTTTGTCGCAACATCGCCGCGTTGCCCGGTTTGCGCGAATTGGTGATGACCAGCAACGGCTCGCAGCTGGGCCGTCTGGCCCGGCCGTTGGTCGATGCTGGGGTGAAGCGGATGAACATCAGCCTCGATAGCCTGGACGGGCAGAAGTTTCGCGCGATCACCCGCATTGGCGATCTCGACCAAGTGCTCAACGGCATCGAGGCAGCACGGGACGCGGGGTTCGAGCGAATCAAACTCAACTGCGTGGTGATGAAGGGCCGCAACTTTGATGAGGTCCCGGCGTTGGTGCAGTACGCCATCGACCAGCGCATCGATATCAGTTTCATCGAGGAAATGCCCTTGGGCGATGTCGGGCGTTCCCGGGGTGAATCGTTTTGTTCCAGCGACGAGGTTCGGGCGCTGATCGCCAGCCAGCATCGGTTACTCGACAGCACCGAGAACAGCGGCGGACCGGCACGCTATGTGCGTCTGGAACGCCATCCCGAGACCCGGATCGGCTTCATTTCACCCAACAGCCACAACTTCTGCGGCAGCTGCAACCGGGTACGGATGACCGTTGAAGGGAAGCTGTTGCTGTGTTTGGGGCAGGACGATGCCCTGGATTTAAGAGGATTGCTGCGGCGTTATCCGCTGGATGATCAGCCCGTGATCAATGCCGTGCAGAAGGCCTTGCGCGGCAAACCGTTGCGCCACGATTTCAGCCCCGAAGGGGAGGTGCAGATTGTACGGTTCATGAACATGAGTGGCGGTTGA
- a CDS encoding peptidylprolyl isomerase, whose amino-acid sequence MSGGCGCGGGNGGSGGCGSSKKAEAILDMAPVAEAQFEALPVEPAGADDAPAQLIASSEQEWPIISVNEVSITPEAMALELQYHPAESREEAVYLAARALVIRELLQQRIAELGVSMEIGAGENEEEAATRLLLEREVHVPQCDEETSLRYYENNRGRFHSAPLLAVRHILLECAPDDVEARSLAHVQAEVLLQRLDEFPGTFAELALKYSACPSKAQGGSLGQISKGQTVPELERQLFTLAPGLASKPLESRYGWHVVSVDQRIEGMPLPYEVVSTAIRTQLQQGVWQKALVQYLQTLIGAADIRGIHLQGADSPLVQ is encoded by the coding sequence ATGTCAGGTGGATGCGGATGTGGTGGCGGTAATGGGGGCAGCGGTGGCTGTGGTTCTTCAAAAAAAGCGGAGGCCATTCTCGACATGGCGCCGGTCGCAGAGGCGCAGTTCGAAGCGCTGCCGGTTGAGCCCGCAGGGGCCGATGACGCCCCGGCGCAGTTGATCGCCAGCAGTGAACAGGAGTGGCCGATCATCAGCGTCAACGAGGTGTCGATCACGCCGGAAGCGATGGCGCTGGAGCTGCAATATCACCCGGCCGAAAGCCGTGAAGAAGCGGTGTACCTGGCCGCCAGGGCACTGGTGATCCGCGAGTTGTTGCAGCAACGCATTGCCGAACTCGGCGTATCGATGGAGATCGGTGCTGGCGAGAACGAAGAAGAAGCGGCCACGCGTTTGTTGCTTGAACGCGAGGTGCATGTGCCGCAGTGCGACGAGGAAACCAGTCTTCGTTACTACGAAAACAATCGCGGGCGCTTTCACAGCGCACCATTGCTGGCGGTACGGCACATCCTGCTCGAATGTGCGCCGGACGATGTCGAGGCGCGCAGCCTTGCGCATGTTCAGGCGGAAGTCCTGCTGCAACGTCTGGATGAATTCCCCGGCACTTTCGCCGAACTGGCGTTGAAATATTCGGCCTGCCCGTCGAAGGCTCAGGGTGGTTCTTTGGGGCAGATCAGCAAGGGCCAGACCGTGCCTGAACTGGAACGTCAGTTGTTCACTCTGGCACCGGGCCTGGCCAGCAAACCGCTGGAAAGTCGCTACGGCTGGCATGTGGTCAGTGTCGATCAGCGAATCGAAGGCATGCCGTTGCCCTATGAAGTGGTGTCGACGGCGATCCGCACGCAGTTGCAGCAAGGCGTCTGGCAAAAAGCCCTGGTGCAATACCTGCAAACCCTGATCGGTGCGGCGGATATTCGCGGTATCCATTTGCAGGGCGCCGACTCACCGCTGGTGCAGTGA
- a CDS encoding anaerobic ribonucleoside-triphosphate reductase activating protein yields MSRTLRVGGMVPLTTIDYPGQLACVLFCQGCAWRCRYCHNPQLIPPRGTDEVDWRRVLAFLQRRQDLLDAVVFSGGEPTLQDGLLGAMEEVRAMGFRIGLHSAGIKPVAFAKALPGADWVGFDVKALPEDCQAITRVEGSGTANWRSLEHLLASGVDYECRTTVHWHLFEPARLLILAKRLSELGVKRFAVQLVRTERMFDPLLPSVSAQALLPDLWEAMRELFPAFVLRG; encoded by the coding sequence ATGAGTCGAACGCTTCGGGTCGGGGGCATGGTGCCCCTGACCACTATCGACTATCCGGGACAGCTCGCCTGCGTGCTGTTTTGCCAGGGTTGCGCCTGGCGTTGTCGTTACTGCCATAACCCGCAGTTGATCCCGCCTCGTGGCACAGACGAAGTGGATTGGCGGCGGGTGCTGGCGTTTCTGCAACGGCGTCAGGACCTGCTCGATGCGGTGGTGTTCAGTGGCGGTGAGCCGACCCTGCAGGACGGTTTGCTCGGCGCCATGGAGGAGGTGCGGGCGATGGGGTTTCGCATTGGTTTGCACAGTGCCGGTATCAAGCCGGTTGCGTTCGCCAAGGCATTGCCTGGCGCTGATTGGGTTGGCTTCGATGTGAAGGCGCTGCCGGAGGATTGCCAGGCGATCACCCGGGTCGAAGGCAGCGGTACCGCCAATTGGCGCAGTCTTGAGCATCTGCTGGCCAGTGGTGTCGATTATGAATGTCGTACCACCGTGCACTGGCATCTGTTTGAACCGGCGCGTCTGCTGATCCTTGCCAAGCGCTTGAGCGAACTCGGCGTCAAGCGTTTCGCCGTGCAACTGGTTCGCACCGAGCGGATGTTCGACCCGTTGCTGCCGAGTGTTTCGGCACAAGCCTTGCTACCTGACTTATGGGAAGCCATGCGCGAGCTGTTTCCCGCTTTCGTGTTACGGGGGTAA
- a CDS encoding 4Fe-4S binding protein gives MPELSRRNQWLQRLGDGMRRHAPVIRAVQWVVVLFYALLLVIPAVLSLPDSQARLLDNLTLFAQFLFWGIWWPFVLLSIVLFGRIWCGVLCPEGSLSEWASHYGKGLGVPRWLRWGGWPTLAFCLTTLYGQLISVYDYAQAALLILGGSTVVAVVVGLLFARGKRVWCRYLCPVSGVFALLARLAPVHFQVDEQRWMENPAPRLPPPNCAPLLDIRRMQGASDCHACGRCSGQRGAVQLIARSSNQEILHATAQTLSPWDARLLLFGVIGLAMGAFQWTVSPWFVALKQTLAQWLVEHDQLWALEDNAPWWLLTHYPQLNDSFSWLDGFSIVAYLSLSSMVLGTALMILLRLTARLAQDPALYWPLALTLTPLGGAGLFLGLSATTVKLLRYEGLLLDWVQPARACLLMAAMGWSLLLGWKRLDREGLSQVRCCAGSTCLLLAIGLVGFDWWLQFWGWS, from the coding sequence ATGCCTGAGCTGAGTCGCCGCAATCAATGGCTGCAGCGCCTGGGCGACGGCATGCGTCGTCACGCGCCCGTCATCCGTGCCGTGCAGTGGGTCGTTGTACTGTTTTACGCGTTGCTGTTGGTGATCCCGGCGGTGTTGTCGCTGCCGGACAGCCAGGCACGGCTGCTCGATAACCTGACTCTGTTCGCGCAGTTTTTGTTCTGGGGCATTTGGTGGCCGTTCGTGTTGCTGTCGATCGTACTGTTTGGACGAATCTGGTGTGGCGTTCTCTGTCCGGAAGGCTCACTCAGCGAATGGGCCAGCCATTACGGCAAAGGTTTGGGTGTACCGCGCTGGTTGCGCTGGGGCGGCTGGCCAACCCTGGCGTTCTGCCTGACAACCCTCTACGGCCAGTTGATCAGCGTCTATGACTACGCCCAGGCGGCGCTGTTGATTCTGGGCGGTTCGACCGTCGTCGCGGTCGTCGTCGGGTTGCTGTTCGCCCGAGGCAAGCGGGTCTGGTGCCGTTACCTGTGCCCGGTCAGTGGCGTCTTCGCCCTGCTCGCCCGACTGGCGCCCGTGCATTTTCAGGTCGACGAACAACGCTGGATGGAAAACCCCGCGCCACGGCTGCCGCCGCCCAACTGCGCGCCCTTGCTCGATATCCGTCGTATGCAAGGCGCCAGTGACTGCCATGCCTGCGGACGTTGCAGCGGACAACGCGGCGCGGTTCAGCTGATCGCGCGCTCCAGCAACCAAGAGATTCTTCATGCGACGGCGCAGACGCTTTCACCATGGGACGCGCGTCTATTGCTGTTCGGTGTGATCGGTCTGGCCATGGGCGCCTTTCAGTGGACGGTCAGCCCATGGTTCGTCGCCCTCAAACAAACCCTCGCCCAATGGCTGGTCGAGCACGACCAACTCTGGGCCCTTGAGGACAACGCGCCCTGGTGGCTGCTGACCCATTACCCGCAGCTCAACGACAGCTTCAGCTGGCTCGACGGTTTCAGCATCGTCGCTTACTTGAGTTTGAGTTCGATGGTGTTGGGCACGGCGTTGATGATCCTTCTGCGCCTGACGGCTCGACTGGCGCAAGATCCTGCACTGTATTGGCCCCTGGCGCTGACACTCACGCCCTTGGGTGGTGCGGGATTGTTTCTAGGGCTGTCGGCCACAACGGTAAAATTGCTGCGCTATGAAGGTCTGCTGCTGGATTGGGTACAACCGGCCAGGGCTTGTCTGTTAATGGCTGCGATGGGCTGGAGCCTGTTGCTGGGTTGGAAACGGCTGGACCGCGAAGGCCTTTCCCAGGTTCGTTGCTGCGCTGGCAGCACTTGCCTGTTACTCGCCATCGGCTTGGTAGGGTTCGACTGGTGGTTGCAGTTCTGGGGCTGGTCCTGA
- the narI gene encoding respiratory nitrate reductase subunit gamma, with product MSKWNLLLFGVYPYVALAICLIGSWARFDLSQYTWKAGSSQMLNQRGMRVASNFFHIGVLFVLAGHFVGLLTPASVYHHVISTENKQLLAMVSGGFFGLLCLIGLLMLVNRRLTDPRVRATSSPSDILVLLVLLAQLLLGLLTIVASTAHMDGSVMVMLADWAQNTVLLRPVEAAAAIAPVGLIYKLHVFLGLTLFVLFPFTRLVHMISAPIWYLGRRYQIVRQKY from the coding sequence ATGTCTAAATGGAACCTGTTGTTGTTCGGGGTCTATCCCTACGTCGCCCTGGCGATTTGCCTGATTGGCAGCTGGGCGCGTTTCGATCTGTCGCAGTACACCTGGAAGGCCGGCTCGAGCCAGATGCTCAATCAGCGCGGCATGCGCGTGGCGAGCAACTTCTTCCACATCGGAGTGTTGTTCGTACTGGCCGGGCACTTTGTCGGCCTGCTGACCCCGGCGTCGGTGTATCACCACGTGATCAGCACTGAGAACAAGCAGTTGCTGGCGATGGTGTCCGGTGGCTTCTTTGGTCTGTTGTGCCTGATTGGCTTGCTGATGCTGGTCAATCGGCGGCTGACCGATCCACGGGTCCGCGCCACGTCCAGCCCCTCGGACATTCTGGTTCTGCTGGTGTTGCTGGCGCAGTTGCTGCTGGGGCTGCTGACGATCGTTGCGTCCACCGCGCACATGGACGGCTCGGTGATGGTGATGCTCGCCGATTGGGCACAGAACACCGTGTTGTTGCGTCCGGTGGAAGCAGCGGCGGCCATCGCGCCGGTCGGGCTGATCTACAAGCTGCATGTGTTTCTCGGTTTGACTCTGTTTGTGCTGTTCCCCTTCACCCGTCTCGTACACATGATCAGCGCACCGATCTGGTACCTGGGGCGTCGTTATCAAATCGTTCGTCAGAAGTACTGA
- the narJ gene encoding nitrate reductase molybdenum cofactor assembly chaperone: protein MQILKVISLLLDYPTETLIGGRDELEQAIIQSREISPKQRGALFELLELICANDLMDGQEHYGALFGRGRSLSLLLFEHVHGESRDRGQAMVDMMAQYEEAGFAIGVKELPDYIPLYLEFLSTREDIEAREGLADVSHLLALLAARLEARESAYASCFRALLQIAGAEPHQAVADLRAQVAAEPRDDSLEALDKIWEEEAVDFLQAEQQDRCSGLPSAPGKAREESAVPLHWVDFQHEGLAVVPAKEVGNV, encoded by the coding sequence ATGCAAATTCTCAAAGTGATTTCGCTGCTGCTCGATTACCCGACCGAGACACTGATTGGCGGTCGCGACGAACTCGAGCAAGCGATCATCCAGTCTCGGGAAATCAGCCCCAAGCAACGCGGCGCGTTGTTCGAATTGTTGGAGTTGATCTGCGCCAATGACCTGATGGATGGGCAGGAGCACTACGGTGCGCTGTTCGGTCGAGGTCGCTCGCTGTCGCTGCTCTTGTTCGAGCACGTGCATGGCGAATCCCGTGATCGTGGCCAGGCGATGGTCGACATGATGGCGCAATACGAAGAAGCCGGTTTTGCCATCGGTGTCAAAGAGCTGCCCGATTACATCCCGCTGTACCTGGAGTTCCTGTCCACCCGCGAAGACATCGAGGCCCGGGAGGGCCTGGCGGATGTGTCGCACTTGCTGGCCTTGCTCGCGGCGCGTCTGGAAGCGCGTGAAAGTGCCTATGCCAGCTGCTTCCGGGCGCTGCTGCAAATTGCCGGGGCCGAGCCGCATCAAGCGGTGGCCGACCTGCGGGCGCAGGTGGCGGCGGAGCCGCGCGACGACTCCCTGGAAGCCCTCGACAAGATTTGGGAAGAGGAGGCCGTGGACTTTCTCCAGGCCGAACAGCAGGACCGTTGCAGTGGACTGCCAAGCGCACCGGGCAAGGCCCGGGAAGAAAGCGCGGTGCCGTTGCACTGGGTGGATTTTCAGCATGAAGGGTTGGCCGTCGTGCCGGCCAAGGAGGTAGGCAATGTCTAA
- a CDS encoding methyl-accepting chemotaxis protein, which yields MLGLFLFCVALVIAAAVIVTRSVTRPLGGEPDDAARFLSQIAQGDLTIQVPVNSSAGGSVMMNMHQMQQSLNAMVRHIAMSVDQVASSSEELSAVSSQTSSNLQLQGLEIEQAATAVNQMTAAVDEVARNAVSTSEASRQSEQTAQRGREQVQETVVSIGALADGVTDTSQRIEQLAGRVQDISKVLDVIRSIAEQTNLLALNAAIEAARAGDAGRGFAVVADEVRALAHRTQESTQEIEQMIGNIRLDTGHAVTAMQSSSNLVRATLEVAQRSGDALDEITRSISQINERNMMIASATEEQALVAREVDRNLMGIRNLSEQVLLGAQHTHTAGHDLAQMAGALHQTVARFKV from the coding sequence ATGCTCGGGTTGTTTTTGTTCTGTGTGGCGCTGGTCATCGCCGCGGCGGTGATCGTCACGCGCAGTGTGACCCGTCCATTGGGCGGCGAGCCGGATGATGCCGCACGGTTTTTAAGTCAGATCGCTCAAGGCGACCTGACGATTCAGGTACCCGTGAACTCAAGTGCCGGCGGCAGCGTGATGATGAACATGCATCAGATGCAGCAAAGTCTGAATGCCATGGTCAGGCACATCGCGATGTCGGTGGACCAGGTGGCCAGTTCCTCCGAAGAGCTGAGTGCGGTCAGCAGCCAGACCAGCAGCAACCTGCAATTGCAAGGGCTGGAGATCGAGCAGGCGGCCACCGCCGTGAACCAGATGACCGCGGCGGTCGATGAAGTGGCGCGCAATGCGGTCAGCACCTCCGAGGCCTCGCGGCAGTCCGAGCAAACCGCGCAACGCGGGCGTGAACAGGTTCAGGAAACCGTGGTTTCAATCGGCGCACTGGCCGATGGGGTCACCGACACCTCACAGCGCATCGAGCAACTGGCTGGCAGGGTGCAGGACATCAGCAAGGTGCTGGACGTGATTCGCAGCATCGCCGAGCAGACCAATTTGCTGGCCCTGAACGCGGCCATTGAAGCGGCTCGTGCTGGTGATGCCGGACGCGGTTTTGCCGTGGTCGCCGATGAAGTGCGCGCCCTGGCGCATCGCACTCAAGAGTCCACCCAGGAAATCGAGCAGATGATCGGCAACATTCGTCTCGATACCGGGCATGCGGTGACGGCCATGCAAAGCAGCAGCAACCTGGTGCGGGCCACCCTGGAAGTGGCGCAACGGTCGGGCGATGCATTGGATGAAATCACCCGGTCGATCTCGCAGATCAACGAGCGCAACATGATGATTGCCAGCGCTACGGAGGAGCAGGCATTGGTGGCGCGTGAGGTGGACCGCAATCTGATGGGGATTCGCAACTTGTCAGAGCAGGTCTTGCTGGGTGCCCAACATACTCACACCGCAGGTCACGATTTGGCGCAGATGGCCGGGGCGCTGCACCAGACGGTGGCGCGTTTTAAAGTCTAG
- the narH gene encoding nitrate reductase subunit beta: MKIRSQIGMVLNLDKCIGCHTCSITCKNVWTSREGMEYAWFNNVESKPGIGYPKEWENQDKWKGGWIRNANGTINPRIGGKFRVLANIFANPDLPSLDDYYEPFDFDYQHLHTAPLGEHQPTARPRSLISGKRMEKIEWGPNWEEILGTEFAKRRKDKNFDKIQADIYGEYENTFMMYLPRLCEHCLNPTCAASCPSGAIYKREEDGIVLIDQEKCRGWRMCISGCPYKKIYFNWKSGKSEKCIFCYPRIEAGMPTVCAETCVGRIRYLGVLLYDADRISEVASTANEQDLYEKQLEIFLDPNDPAVIRQALADGVPQSVIDSAQRSPVYKMAVDWKLALPLHPEYRTLPMVWYVPPLSPIQNAATAGTVGMNGVIPDVDSLRIPLKYLANLLTAGDEKPVKRALKRLLAMRAYKRSEQVDGVQDLQVLADVGLSVAQVEEMYRYLAIANYEDRFVVPSAHREDAMSDAFAERSGCGFSFGSGCSGSSDTNMFGAKKANRRDILKTVQLWEE; the protein is encoded by the coding sequence ATGAAGATTCGCTCACAAATCGGCATGGTTCTGAACCTGGACAAATGCATCGGTTGCCACACCTGTTCGATCACCTGTAAAAACGTCTGGACCAGCCGCGAAGGCATGGAATACGCCTGGTTCAACAACGTCGAATCAAAACCCGGGATCGGCTACCCGAAAGAATGGGAAAACCAGGACAAGTGGAAGGGCGGCTGGATCCGCAACGCCAACGGCACGATCAACCCGCGCATCGGCGGTAAATTCCGCGTGCTGGCAAACATTTTCGCCAACCCGGACCTGCCGAGCCTCGACGACTACTACGAACCGTTCGACTTTGATTACCAGCACCTGCACACCGCGCCGCTGGGCGAGCATCAGCCCACCGCGCGTCCGCGTTCGCTGATCTCCGGCAAGCGCATGGAAAAAATCGAGTGGGGTCCGAACTGGGAAGAAATCCTCGGCACCGAATTCGCCAAACGTCGCAAGGACAAGAACTTCGACAAGATTCAGGCGGACATTTACGGCGAGTACGAAAACACGTTCATGATGTATTTGCCGCGCCTTTGCGAGCACTGCCTCAACCCGACGTGCGCGGCATCGTGCCCGAGCGGTGCGATCTACAAGCGTGAAGAAGACGGCATCGTCCTGATCGACCAGGAAAAATGCCGTGGCTGGCGGATGTGCATCAGCGGCTGCCCGTACAAGAAGATCTATTTCAACTGGAAAAGCGGTAAGTCCGAGAAATGCATCTTCTGCTACCCGCGTATCGAAGCCGGGATGCCGACCGTTTGCGCGGAAACCTGCGTCGGGCGCATCCGCTACCTCGGCGTGCTGCTGTATGACGCCGACCGCATCAGCGAAGTGGCGAGCACCGCCAATGAGCAGGACCTGTACGAGAAACAACTGGAGATCTTCCTCGATCCGAACGATCCGGCAGTGATTCGTCAGGCCCTGGCCGATGGCGTACCGCAATCGGTGATCGATTCCGCTCAGCGTTCGCCGGTCTACAAAATGGCCGTGGACTGGAAACTCGCCCTGCCGCTGCACCCGGAATACCGCACCTTGCCGATGGTCTGGTACGTGCCGCCACTGTCGCCGATCCAGAACGCCGCGACCGCCGGCACTGTCGGCATGAACGGGGTGATTCCGGATGTCGACAGCCTGCGTATTCCCCTGAAGTACCTGGCGAACCTTTTGACGGCGGGTGATGAAAAACCGGTCAAGCGTGCGCTTAAACGCTTGCTGGCGATGCGCGCCTACAAACGTTCCGAGCAAGTCGACGGCGTGCAGGACCTGCAGGTGCTGGCGGATGTCGGCCTGAGTGTGGCCCAGGTCGAGGAGATGTATCGCTACCTGGCAATCGCCAACTACGAAGACCGCTTTGTGGTACCGAGCGCGCATCGTGAAGACGCCATGAGCGACGCCTTTGCCGAGCGCTCCGGTTGCGGTTTCAGCTTTGGTAGCGGCTGCAGCGGCAGTTCCGACACCAACATGTTCGGTGCGAAGAAAGCCAACCGCCGCGACATCCTGAAAACCGTCCAGTTGTGGGAGGAATGA